In Paenibacillus stellifer, the DNA window GAAGACGAAGCTGCAATCGTAAGATTAATTTTTGATTTATTTACACAGCCCAATACATTGGTTCAAGGTTTAAATGGTATCGCACTATATTTAACTAGCAAAGGTGTACCTACCAAACGAGGAGCTCCAGTATGGCATCGTCAAGTCGTTAGACAAATCATAATGAATCGAGCCTATATTGGCGAGTTTTATCAGAATCGTTGGAATACCGAAGGAATGCTTGGCAACAAGCATAGAAAAGATGAGGAAAAGGTTCCAATGAGGGAGAGGCCAAAGAGTGATTGGATCCTGATACCTTGCCCCCCCATTATTGAAGAGGCCCAGTTTGAACACGCCCAGAGACTGCTTTCCGAATCACGTCGAAGATGGGCACAGAAGAGTAAGCATCCATATTTATTAAGTGGCTTGCTTAGATGCGGAGACTGCGGCAATACAATGACTGGGCGATTATCAAATAATTGGGGCAAAAAGGTCCCTGAATATACAGATATTAAAAATACAGCCGGTGCAAAACAAAAAGGCTGTGGTAGAAGAATTAAAGCCCAGATGATCGAAGATCAAGTATGGGAGCAAGTCGCTGGTTGGTTAAATAATCCTGACGAAATTGCCGCGGCGTTGCAGCAGGAGAAAACAAAAGAGCCTTTTGAAGCTGGAGAAATAGCTAGGCTTGAAAAGGAAATCGAAAAAACAAAAAACGCCCGAAAAAAATTAATCAAGTTATTTGCAGCCAGTGAAGACGGTATTGGGGAAGAGGAAATCCGGCAGGAATTGAAGGAGTTAACTCAGAAAGAGGAAGCTCTGAATAACCAACTAGCCGAGTTATCGGATATGGTGAATTCTACACAGAACAATGAGTTTAACATTAACGTCCTAATGGAAGCCGTTCAGTATTATCTGTCAAAAGGGCAAGACGAACTATCGTTTGAAGAGAAGCGGGATTTAATCCGGCAGGTTGTAAGGGAAATACGGGTGTATGAGGATTCGGTTGAGATTTTTACGTTTTAATATTGGACTAATCTTGATTCGGGGACAAACCAAGTGTGCCTGGGAGGATGTATGGATAGTAATTTGGAACAACGGCTTGCTCAGGCTTTTAAAGAAATTGAATCGTTACGATTAGAAAACCAACAATTAAGACTTCAGTTGTCTAAATATTCGGAGCTTGATGATTTCAAAGAGAGTACTCCCACTAATGAAATCACTACTGATCAGGAACAGCCTCCCGTAGGCCAGGTCCACCTCCAATCGAGTCCAGAGGACAAGATAGCTCTATTTCGTTCTCTTTTTCGAGGGAGGGAGGACGTATATCCAGTAAGATGGACAAGCAAAACTGGAAAATCGGGATATTCGCCTGTTTGTAAGAATGATCGCTCACCTGTTTGTAATAAGCCTCGGATTAAATGTTCGGATTGTTCTTATCAAGCTTTCGAAATGTTATCGGATGATATCTATGCCCGCCATCTGAATGCAAAGATAAACCGTACAATAGGTGTTTATCCCATGCTAAAAGATGAAACCTGCTGGTTTCTTGCTATAGACTTTGACAAACGCAATTGGAAACAAGATGCCGCTGTTGTAATGGAAACTTGTAAGGCACATCATATTCCTTCAGCTCTTGAACGCTCGCGTTCGGGAAACGGGGGACATGTCTGGTTGTTCTTTGATCAGCCGATAGAGGCGAGTCTCGCCAGAAAATTGGGAAGCGCGATATTAACCAAAACAAGGGAGCGCCATTATCAGCTCTCTTTAGACTCCTACGATCGATTATTTCCAAACCAAGACACGCTGCCTAAAGGCGGGTTTGGAAATTTGATTGCTTTGCCTCTGCAGGGCGGTCCTCGGATGGATGGGAACAGTGTCTTTGTCGATGAACGTTTTCAGCCGTATGAAGATCAATGGAGCTTTCTATCGGGGCTCGAAAAAATTTCCTTGGGTCAAGCTCAAAGGCTAGTCTTTGAGTTGACGAAAGGGGAATCCCCGCTGGGCGTAAACGTATGGAACGAATCGGATGACGAGAATGGTGAGCGACCTTGGTTAGATCGTGGGACGAACATACAATCATCAGAAATAGGACAACTCCCTGACCAGGTTCACGTCGTTCTTTCCAACATGATCTATATCGAAAAAAATGGGCTTCCTTCAGTATTCATACAGAAGCTGCAAGCTTTGGCCATGTTTCAAAATCCGGATTTCTATAAGACGCAAGCCATGAGATTGCCGACTTATGGCAAGCCTCGTGTCATCGGCTGTTATGAGGATTATGACAAGTATCTTGCAATTCCTAGAGGTTGTCATGGGAAGATGCTGGATTTAATGAAAATGCACCAGGTTGAACTGTTTGTATCGGACGAACGTAATCCTGGTTGTCCGATTGATGTTAGCTTCAGTGGAACACTTTCCATGCTTCAGGATGGTACTGCAAGATCTATGCTTGCTAATGAAACGGGAATCTTATCGGCCACAACCGCGTTTGGCAAGACCGTCGTTGCAGCTTCTATTATCGCCTCCAGAAAAATAAACACATTGGTACTTGTTCACAGAAGAGAGCTCATGGATCAGTGGAGAGAACGACTTGATGCTTTTTTGAATATAGACAAGAAGAATATTGGCATCATCGGCGGAGGCAAGGACAAACGAACTGGAATCGTTGATATCGCGATTATACCAAGCTTGAACTATAAAGGCGCCATTAAGGAATATATTGAGGAATACGGCCAAATCATTGTAGATGAATGTCACCATGTTTCGGCTTTTAGCTTTGAGCAGGTGTTGAAAAAAGCTAAGGCCAAATATGTTCTGGGTCTAACTGCAACCCCATCCAGGAAGGATGGACATCAACCGATCGTTCTCATGCAATGCGGTCCGATTCGCGTGTCTATAGACGCGAAGTCGCAGGCTCAAGCTCGGGGGTTGGAACAAAAAGTGATTCCGCGTTATACCAGTTTCCGTACACCGCAGGATTTACCTTCACCTGGTATTCAAGAGATCTATAAACTATTGGTCGAAGATGAAGAACGAAACAACATGATTTTCGATGATTTACTTAAGGCGTTGGATCAAGGGCGTTCACCAATCCTTTTGACGGAACGTACCGCTCATGTGGAGTACTTTGAAAATCGCCTGAAGCATTTTGCCAAGAATGTGGTTGTTCTTCGAGGTGGTATGGGGAAAAAGCAAAGGGAAGCTCTAAGGGAACAAATTGGTTCCATATCCGATTCCGAAGAAAGGGTATTTATTGCAACCGGAAAGCTGATCGGAGAGGGCTTTGACGATGCGCGGCTTGATACGTTATTCCTGGTCCATCCCATCTCTTGGAGAGGGACGCTTCAGCAATATGCTGGACGTCTCCATCGTACCCATCACAATAAACAAGATGTGCAGATTTATGATTATGTAGACTTACAGGTGCCGATGCTTATGGCTATGTACAAGAAACGTGTTAAGGGCTATGCAGCAATGGGATATCACGGAATGAACTTATAAAATGCTCTATATGTACTGAAGCGATTGCTCCCGTAGTGGGGTTATTATTCGATCATGAGCTTAGCTGTTTGCGTAAAGGTCCTTATGTTATAATTTTAGGCATAGATATTTGGGGCTATTTCCTGAATAATACAATTGTAATCAGGCGGTGATTCATGTGAACCGGATGCAGGACATAAATAAATACATTAAACTTACAGGCGATCGAGCGAAATTAGATGCAAAAGCGAATGGCACATACATTGTGTATAAGACAAGTGATGGTCATATGGTTAGAGAGTACAGCAATGGGGATATAGAACGTATCGAGGTTTCGGAGCTCTCCAATGAATAGTCCTATTGCTACGATGTTTGTGTTTGCTGGAAACAACGGCAGTGGCAAAAGCACAATTCGAAATCTCATTGTGGATCGCATTGGTGTTAGTATAAATATTGATGCTGATGCACTTGCACGCGCCATTGATGCTGAACAACCCGAGCGACATAAAGTGAGTGCTGGGAAAGAAGCGATTAAGATTGTACGAGATTGTATTCGAAACAAACGGGATTTTTCAATTGAGACGACGCTGGCTGGCGGCAACGTCATTCGTCAAATGCGTGAAGCGAAGGAAAATAGCTTCGAGGTGGTAATGTTCTATGTTGGACTAGGCGATTATCGATTGAATATGGAAAGGGTTGCCGCCCGGGTGAAAAACGGCGGACATCATATTCCATCCGAAGATATCATAAGGCGACACCATACCTCCATAGAGAATTTACTTGCTCATCTTGATCTCATCGATTATTTAGTTCTGATCGATAATAGTGAATCCGATGGCAAGATCGTCATGGAAGCCGACCAAAAACGTGTTATTTATCGAGCTGCTGAGCTGCCTGAGTGGGTAAGGATAATTGAGAAGCTCCTGGATTAGATTTAGTTCATGGCCGTATAGATGAGTGTAAAACTTTTATGATCACTAATGACATTAGAACCGAGATCCTCATGCATCTTCGTTCGCTTAAGAAGACCCGCAAGGATGTGTCGCTCCACGATCCGATCGGGACGGATAAAGAAGGCAACGAGATTACGCTGATTGATATCCTTGGCTCGGATACGGACGATGTCATCAAGGAAGTGGATCTCAAGATCGAGAAGAGCAAGATCTACCGCAATCTCGACATCCTGGACGACCGGGAAAAAGAGGTGGTGGTCGGCCGCTTCGGCCTGGACACCGGCGGGGAGGAGCGGACGCAGCGGGAGATTGCCAAGGAGCTGGGGATTTCGCGGAGCTACGTGTCCCGGATTGAGAAAAGGGCGCTCATGAAGCTGTATCATGAGTTTTATAAGACGAAGCGGTGAACTCAAAACAATAGAGCATTTAGAAAGCGACTTGTCTGCGGATGAGTTGCTTTTTTCCGTAATAAAGATAACCGTCTAGCAATTTGAAATGTGATATAATGACGTCGCTGTTGCAAGGTACAATCTAAATATGAAAATAGGATGTATAAAATGAAGGGATATATTCATAGCATCGAAAAACGACGATTGTTTATTATGGTTATCGGCAATGTATTTCTGGGTATGGGAATCAGTATTTTTAAGCTGTCGGGCATGGGGAATGATCCCTTCAGCGGTATGGTAATGGCACTTGCAGAGAGAATCGGTATGACCTATGCAAATTTTCTGATTCTGCTGAACCTGGCATTGTTTGTAATCGAATTCATAACGGGACGAAAGTTTATTGGAGCCGGGACTTTTGTAAACGCTATTTTATTGGGTTATATCGCTACTTTCTTTCATAGTACTTGGCTATCTCTGTTCGGCGAACCACAACTGATATGGCAGCGGGTTGTCATCGTGGCGATTGGCGTGGTCGTATGCAGTTTTGGGGTATCCCTCTATCAGACATCGGATGTGGGAGTGGCTCCCTATGACAGCCTTTCCCTGATTATGAGAGACAACTTCCCTAAAGTATCTTATTTTTGGCACCGGATGTTTACAGATGCTCTTTGTGCTTTGATTTGCTTCCTGGCAGGAGGCATTATTGGTTTAGGAACTCTGGTGTCCGCATTTGGTCTGGGGCCTATCATTCATTTTTTTGATGTGAATTTTACGGAGAAGCTTCTGGCAAAAAGGCCTCCAAATCAAAGCAACTTGGAAAACCTATGATTAAATGGCGCTTTTTGTATTTCGAAAGTGGAACGTAATTTCCAAATGGACGTACTGTATTTTATGCACGCATAGCTTGTTAACAGCAGGGAATCGTTGTTTGTTAACGGAGGTGTTCGTTTGTCTAATTATTTGAGATTCGTTGTTATCTTCAGTCTAGTTTTTGTACTGGCATCCTGCTCAGGCAATAGTGCCAACATTGTTGAGGATACGCCACTGCCGAAGGAGAGTGAAACCGTCCATAAGGATACTTTTGAAGAAAAACTTGATCAGTATATGTCCAAGAACTACTCGGGATCTGTGCTTCTTGTCAAAGATAACAAGGTTATCACTGCCAAGGGATACAACATGGCGGACTATAGTCATAACCTGCCTAACGGACCGGACACTATCCATCAAATCGGTTCACTTACCAAAGCGTTTACCGCTGCAGCTATTTTACAGCTTCAAGAGGCCGGTAAGCTGAGCATCAACGACCCCGTACATAAATACATTAAGGACTATCCTAATGATAAGGTCACACTGTACCACTTGTTAACCCACACGTCCGGGATACCCAATTACACCGCCTTTCCGGATTTCCTGAATGCCATGAACATCCGTGTGAGCGTTGACGAGCTAATCGCCAAATTCAAAGACAAGCCACTGGAATTTGAGCCGGGAAGCCGATATTCCTACAGTAATTCCGGGTATGTGCTGCTCGGAGCCGTGATTGAACAAGTGAGCGGACAGTCGTATGGTGACTATTTGAATGAGCATATTTTTAAACCTCTGGGCATGATAAGATCAGGTTACTTAACCAAAAACCTTATCCATACCGATGTCGCTGAGGGATATTCACTTCTTACCCCCGACAAGTTTGAGACAGCCCGTCCTATAGATATAACCGTCGCTTATTCAGCTGGCGGGATATATTCCACCGTACAAGATCTTTATAAATGGCTTCAAGGGCTTGAAAATGGAACCGTCATCAGCAAGACATCCTGGGAGTTGATGCGTAAACCGAATCTGTCTGAATACGCATTGGGATGGGTAATCTCTGATCCAAATGGAATGGTGTACACCCATGATGGGGGAATCAATGGTTTCTCTTCTGAGATTTGGAGAGATATGTCTGATGGGACTGCAGTCATTCTGCTCAGCAATGCAGAGGGAATCAACTTTGGGCATATGAGAGATGTGCTGGTACGCCTGCTTGATACGAAGGAATAGGTCTTGGTGAAAGGCGGGGCAGATCAATCTGCCTCGCCTTTACTGTGGTGCGCCCGGCATGGGCGATAACTCGGCGGTGAAAGTCCGCTACGGGCTTGGCAGTAGGAACTGTTAGCTGAAGGCAAGGGTGTCCGCCGCGAGGCGGAATCTGAAGGAAGCTGGAGGCAAACCCTCGGTCTGACGAACAGAAATCACATATAAGGCATGATGGGACGGACGAGCTTGCCACACAAAGCAAAGTCCAATACTGCCCGAATCCCATGATGTAAATGTGGCAGATAGATGAGGGGAAAGTTATCGCTCTTACCCGGGGAGATCTCACAGACGGGGAGTAGGAGAAAAAAAAAAATCCGAAACACGGAGTAAAGCTTGTTGTGAGAGGTCAGCAGACGCCATAGTACGCCTGTTGCGTCAGCGGCAAGCGGAAGGGCTGAACAATCGTAAGTCTCGAGTACAGACTGGAAGGAGAACCGGTGCGATGAAAGCAGAATACCGAAAGGGCTGCCCTCAAAGGGATAGTGTGGAACACGAAGAGTATGCGGGAGTGCGGAGTGCCGGAGCTCGGGAAGGTAAAGAAAGAGACGGTGCAAACGATCTGATGGAACGCATCCTGGACAGAGATAATCTGAACCGGGCGTACAAACAGGTCAAAAGTAATCACGGAGCGCCCGGGATCGATGGGATGACCGTAGAGGCGGCGCTTCCGTGGCTGCGGGAAAACAGAGATGAACTGCTGCAAAGCATCCGGGAAGGGAAATACAAACCAAGCCCGGTGCGGCGCAAGGAAATCCCCAAACCAGATGGAAGCGGAGTGAGAAAGCTCGGCATCCCGACCGTCGTAGATCGGGTAATCCAGCAAGCGATCTCCCAGCAACTGCAACCGTTATTCGAGCCACTTTTCTCGGATGGAAGCTATGGCTACCGCCGGGGTCGAAGTGCGCAACAGGCCATTCGGAAAGTCAAAACGTACGCCGAGCAGGGCTATGGACAAGCGGTTGAAATCGATCTGTCGAAATACTTTGACACGTTGAACCATGAGCTTCTTTTGAACTTGCTGCGCAAACAGATCGAGGATAAACGCGTCATCGACCTGATCAAAAAGTACCTGAAAAGCGGAGTCATGGAAAACGGGGTACGACGCGCAACGGAGGAAGGATCGCCGCAAGGCGGGCCGCTGTCTCCGCTTTTGTCAAATGTCTATCTGAACGAATTCGATCAGGAGATGGAGAGCCGAGGCGTGAGGGTCATCCGCTATGCGGACGACATTGTCGTGCTGGCGAAGAGCAAACGAGCAGCCATGCGACTGCTGGAATCCAGCCGGACGTACTTGGAGCAGAAGCTAAAACTTCAAATGAACCCGCAGAAGAGTAAGGTCGTCAGCGTCGTGGCGCAGAAACACTTTAAATTCCTCGGCTATGCGCTGGGAAAGAACGGGAACGGTGTGTACATTCGCACCCATCCGCAATCTCTCGCTAAAGCAAAGAGGAAACTGAAAGAGCTCACGAATCGAAGACAAGGCAGGAGTGCAAGAGAGGTAATGGAGAACGTAAAAGTCTACATTCGCGGCTGGTTGGGTCACTTCTACGTAGCCGACATGAAGCGAATCCTGCAAAACTGGAATGAATGGCTGCGAAGGCGGATGCGCATGTACATCTGGAAGCAATGGAAGAAGCCAAGAACGAAGGTACAAAATCTGCGAAAGCTGGGGATACCGGAGTGGCAGGCTTACCAATGGGGAAATACAAGGCGGGGCTACTGGCGAATAGCCAGAAGCGCAGTATTGAATCGCTCTGTAACAAACGAAAGGCTCGTACAGGCAGGGTATTATGACTTCCCTGCCCAGTACGAGCGCTTGCGTCAATTGCACTCAAACGGTTGAACCGCCGTATACCGAACGGTACGTACGGTGGTGTGGAAGGTCGGCTACTCAATTAATGGGTAGCCTCCTATCCGATTATTGAAAGTCCACTACTAATGAGCGGATGGAATTTGTATTTTATGGATTTTATGAATATCTTCCGTACCGCTATCCAAGGCGGTTTTGTAATAATGACATTTATGTTCGATGACTTCCATCGTTTTTTTAACTCTTCCATCTGTGCTTCTACGGAAGCTTTCCGCTCCAGGAACATGTCATATCTTTGCTGCAAGGTGGAATCTCCCTCAGAGCACCACTCAATGAAATGTTTAATTTCCTTAATCGGCATCCCGGATGACTTCAGGCATTCAATTATTTTTAAAGCGTCTATATCCGATTCCTTGAAAACGCGTTTCCCGCTAGGTGTTCTTTCTATAAAAGGCATAAGTCCTTCCTTGTCATAGTAACGCAGAGTATGTGGTGTCAGATTAAAGTGTTCTGCAACTTCACTTATGGAGTATGTTTTCATCATGTATCTCCAGTCTCAAATGTATTTTGTTCTTGACTTAGAGTTAACTTTAAGTAATATCATATGTTTTGTAAAGTCGGCGTTACAGATTAAATATGAACTGGAAGAGAGGTTATACAATGATAAAAGTTAATGCACGCGCTACATTCAGTCAGGAAGGTCCGTTCAAGCTAACCACCATTGAGCGCCGGAATCTTCAGCCGCATGATGTTCTTATTGAGATTAAATACGCCGGGATCTGCCACTCGGACATTCATACCGCCCGCGGGGAGTGGGGGCCGGTCAAATATCCACTCGTTCCAGGGCATGAGATCGCCGGAATTGTTAGCCAGGTCGGTTCCGAAGTGACAAAGTATTCCGTTGGTGACCGGGTAGGGGTAGGATGTCTGGTTGACTCCTGTGGAGAATGCAGTAATTGCCAAAAAGGAGAGGAACAGTATTGCCTGGGTGGAAGTACGGCCACCTATGGAGCGATTGACCGGTACGGGCACTATACACAAGGCGGGTATTCCACCCACATCGTTGTAACAGAAGACTTCGTGGTCCGGATTCCTGACGCTATTCCGCTTGACGCCGCTGCACCACTTTTGTGTGCCGGAATCACAACTTATTCACCGCTGCGCCATTGGGGAGCCGCTCCAGGCAAAAAAGTAGCTGTGGTAGGTCTTGGAGGACTTGGACATATGGCTGTGAAGATTGCTCATGCCATGGGAGCTGAGGTTACTGTTCTATCACAGTCGCTGAAGAAGAAGGAAGACGGTTTGCAATTAGGTGCGGATCATTATTATGCGACAAGCGATCCGGAGACATTCAAGCAGCTTGCCGGTTCGTTCGACCTGATCATAAATACGGTAAGCGCGCAGATTAATATCGATGCCTATCTTTCGCTCTTGGCGCTGGATGGTACATTAGTCAATGTAGGTGCGCCCGCTGATCCATTGGCAGTTAACGTATTCTCGCTGATTGGTCACCGCCGCTCGTTCGCCGGATCGATGATTGGTGGAATCCGTGAAACGCAGGAAATGCTTGATTTCTGCGCTGAACACAATATTGCTTCTGAGATCGAGGTTATTTCTGCCGACCGGATCGATGAAGCCTGGGAGCGCGTACTCGCTTCAGATGTCCGTTACCGGTTCGTAATCGATATCAGCACGATGGGGAATGAATAAGGTGTCGCTCATCGAGAAAAGAGCGCTCATGAAGCTGTATCACGAGTTTTATAAGATGAAGTGTTAAGGGATAGCAAGAGACTTGTCAGATGGCAAGTCTCTTTTCATTTCACACCCTTTGATAGAATGTGCGTTATATTTTTGCTGAGTCATACCATCCATGTTCACTACATACATATGTAGTTAGACTTTGAAGGTGAATTCACGAATGTCGTTCTAAGGGGATTGGAAGGATGATTAAAGCGATCGTTGGCTCGAATCAGTATCGAGAAACCGATAAGATCCGTGTAACCATCTGGAACGAATATGTAAGCGAGAAGACAAAGGCTGAGGTCGCTGCCGTCTATCCTCATGGTATTCATCATGCACTTGCCGAAGGTTTGGCCCCTTATGGCTTTCTTATTCGTACGGCAAAGGATGAGATTGTTGAGCGTGTGTACCAAAGGGTGCTTGAAGGAATGGGGCTCATCGTCCTGCACTCCGGGCATTTCTCCAAGCTGTTTCGATTTTCAGCCTGGTCATGAGTCTTATCCCACCTATTATAATGAGCAGATTGTGGTCGTTGTTGCCAATGCGGTCAAATGGGCGGCATTAGCGCATGGGGCAGCGCCTGTATTTGGATTTACTCCCAAGCAATTTTAAAAGTGATAGGGGGTGTCGTGTGATGCGTCATATTCCTTATTGCCCGCTGCCGCCTCCTACCCGAGAGAATACCTGGATACCGGTTGCATCCTTAGACGAAATGGCTTCTAAAGAATACGATGTACTCGTGGTTGGGACCGGTGCCGGTGGAGGGGCTGCCCTCTGGAGATTGTGCGAACAGTTGCAGAAGACGGAGAAACGGATCGGTGTTGTCGAACGGGGGAGCCTGCTGCTGCCCACAAATGCTTTCAACATTCCGACGGGAACAACAGCTGGCAGTCTATACAACAACCCGCAGATCGGCATTCGATTGGGCGACGCGCTTCCTCAATTTCCGGGGACCCGTCTGGTCTATGCGCTCGGCGGCCGTACGTTGTTCTGGGGGGCGGTTTGTCCGCGTATTCCTTCTGCTTAATTCGGGGATTCCCGGAAGAGCGATCGGACACTACCTCACCAACCACTCCATCGTCAGGGGAATCGGTCAAATCAGCAGTACGGATTTACCGGAAATATTGGGTATGTAAGTGGGATGACAATGTTATGCTCACATTGGGTAAGGTGCAGTCCCGGTATGAGAACCGAGTATTTCTCGATCCGAACCGGCGGGACGTATACGGATTGCCCAAGCTGCAAGTTCAATTCAGCTACAGTCCCGAGGATTGGGCGATCATAGAGGAATCTGCGGCAGTCCTTCGAAATGTAGCCTCGCTAATAGGCTTGAAGCTGGAGGTATCCGCCGAAGGGTCAGATGTTTGTTTGTTCCTGCCCGGGGCGGATAATCACGAATCGGGAACTTGCCGGATGGGAACGGACCCCTGGACCTCTGTCACAAACCCGATAGGCTCCGTACACGGAATAACCGGATTATATATTACGGATAACAGCGTGCTGCCCAGTATGGGTGCGGTTAATCCGACGCTGTCCACCGTGGCTTTAGCGATTCGGACGGCGGATTATATAGCAAGCGAATGCAGATAAGGATTATTCGTGTGTTTCTGGCGGTGCAGTGTAAGCGTCATTTTAAAATACGGATGAGGGCCGTATCATGAGTTTTATAATGGCGATTACTTCTTCATTGAAGCTGTGCTCAGGCTGCTCGGCAAGGAACAACGCAAATATTGGCTGAACACGATAGTTAATGAAATACACAAGGCGACGGTGGCGAGCAGTTTGCCGTATAGAGTTCCCTTGTTAACAGTATCGCCAATTTTCATGATGACTCCTTGCGGATTGTCAAAGTAAGGTCAGCCGGACCATGTCCTGACAATTCGCATTTCATTGAGTGTAAGACTCTTAGCAATTTTACCACTACTCGGATGAGTATAAGAAGCCTACCTGTTAAAAATCCTTGGCATTCGGCCTCGCTTCTGAACGGATTAAGAGGGCAACGAGACACACAAAAGCTTCAGGATCTAATGACCCAGGACTTATCCTACAGATTGCCCAAAATTTCAGGCTACACTATATAGTTCGATATTCATAAATTATGATGTTCTACTCCAATATATTGTTACTATGGATTCATTTCACGTGAAAATAATTAATTTTTTTTTGTAGCTACCGTAATATTCTTTAGGGTTGTATACAACCCTTGGGAAGCCACACCATACTGAGCTCCTGTGATAATAAGACATAAAGGTACATACTCAATGTTTGCAGCAAGTCCATAATCGGCGTCAATGCTTCACTTGTGGCGATTCACCCTGCCGGAAATCACCGATAATGCGATGACCGTAGACCTAGTATTTTGACCGAATCCACTCTTCGGGATAAGTCCTTGCTCTGAAACGGCACCGTTTAACAGAAAATCAATCCTCAGATTTTAATTGGTCAAGCTATTAGTTCCATCGCAGTCCGGTAGATCGTTAGCGAGCTAAGCTAGTCAACAGAGAAAGAATGAGGAGGTGGCTCCACAGTGTCGGTTAACGAATACGAAAGCTTTATCGGTAAACGTTTAGGGAGCAATATTTATGGCAGCAACGGAACATTATTAATTGCCAAGAATACGATTTTGCGTAAGAGCCATATTGAGAAGCTGGCCAATTTTAAAATCAATCTGGGTAATGTGGAAGCCGCAGTCATTGAGGGTCCCGATGGGCAGCAAGCTCCTTCGGACAATAACCTTCCTGCAGTGGGCTTATCCCTACGACGCTCCTCTATCGAAAATCGCAAAAAGGTTAAGCGGACAGAGATGCATCTGCATGAAATTGATGATCTCGTAAGGGATAATGGCGTGGTCCCTATTGCCGATCTCGAAGAGAAAATACTTCCTTTTATTAATGAAACTGCGAAGAGATACAATCTATTCGAAGTATTCACCGAGCTTAGAGAACAAGGTGATTTTCGT includes these proteins:
- a CDS encoding zeta toxin family protein produces the protein MNSPIATMFVFAGNNGSGKSTIRNLIVDRIGVSINIDADALARAIDAEQPERHKVSAGKEAIKIVRDCIRNKRDFSIETTLAGGNVIRQMREAKENSFEVVMFYVGLGDYRLNMERVAARVKNGGHHIPSEDIIRRHHTSIENLLAHLDLIDYLVLIDNSESDGKIVMEADQKRVIYRAAELPEWVRIIEKLLD
- a CDS encoding serine hydrolase domain-containing protein, with protein sequence MSNYLRFVVIFSLVFVLASCSGNSANIVEDTPLPKESETVHKDTFEEKLDQYMSKNYSGSVLLVKDNKVITAKGYNMADYSHNLPNGPDTIHQIGSLTKAFTAAAILQLQEAGKLSINDPVHKYIKDYPNDKVTLYHLLTHTSGIPNYTAFPDFLNAMNIRVSVDELIAKFKDKPLEFEPGSRYSYSNSGYVLLGAVIEQVSGQSYGDYLNEHIFKPLGMIRSGYLTKNLIHTDVAEGYSLLTPDKFETARPIDITVAYSAGGIYSTVQDLYKWLQGLENGTVISKTSWELMRKPNLSEYALGWVISDPNGMVYTHDGGINGFSSEIWRDMSDGTAVILLSNAEGINFGHMRDVLVRLLDTKE
- a CDS encoding TOTE conflict system archaeo-eukaryotic primase domain-containing protein — translated: MDSNLEQRLAQAFKEIESLRLENQQLRLQLSKYSELDDFKESTPTNEITTDQEQPPVGQVHLQSSPEDKIALFRSLFRGREDVYPVRWTSKTGKSGYSPVCKNDRSPVCNKPRIKCSDCSYQAFEMLSDDIYARHLNAKINRTIGVYPMLKDETCWFLAIDFDKRNWKQDAAVVMETCKAHHIPSALERSRSGNGGHVWLFFDQPIEASLARKLGSAILTKTRERHYQLSLDSYDRLFPNQDTLPKGGFGNLIALPLQGGPRMDGNSVFVDERFQPYEDQWSFLSGLEKISLGQAQRLVFELTKGESPLGVNVWNESDDENGERPWLDRGTNIQSSEIGQLPDQVHVVLSNMIYIEKNGLPSVFIQKLQALAMFQNPDFYKTQAMRLPTYGKPRVIGCYEDYDKYLAIPRGCHGKMLDLMKMHQVELFVSDERNPGCPIDVSFSGTLSMLQDGTARSMLANETGILSATTAFGKTVVAASIIASRKINTLVLVHRRELMDQWRERLDAFLNIDKKNIGIIGGGKDKRTGIVDIAIIPSLNYKGAIKEYIEEYGQIIVDECHHVSAFSFEQVLKKAKAKYVLGLTATPSRKDGHQPIVLMQCGPIRVSIDAKSQAQARGLEQKVIPRYTSFRTPQDLPSPGIQEIYKLLVEDEERNNMIFDDLLKALDQGRSPILLTERTAHVEYFENRLKHFAKNVVVLRGGMGKKQREALREQIGSISDSEERVFIATGKLIGEGFDDARLDTLFLVHPISWRGTLQQYAGRLHRTHHNKQDVQIYDYVDLQVPMLMAMYKKRVKGYAAMGYHGMNL
- a CDS encoding YczE/YyaS/YitT family protein, which produces MKGYIHSIEKRRLFIMVIGNVFLGMGISIFKLSGMGNDPFSGMVMALAERIGMTYANFLILLNLALFVIEFITGRKFIGAGTFVNAILLGYIATFFHSTWLSLFGEPQLIWQRVVIVAIGVVVCSFGVSLYQTSDVGVAPYDSLSLIMRDNFPKVSYFWHRMFTDALCALICFLAGGIIGLGTLVSAFGLGPIIHFFDVNFTEKLLAKRPPNQSNLENL
- a CDS encoding recombinase family protein yields the protein MIAIYARVSTEEQAKHGFSLNDQIRQCRMKAETNKVKEYVDDGISGEFLDRPALTKLREDVREGIISKIICLDPDRLSRKLMNQLIITDEFDRRGIELVFVNGEYSKTPEGNLFYSMRGAIAEFEKSKINERMSRGRREKARQGKVLRDFQVYGYSYDKESEQFLVNEDEAAIVRLIFDLFTQPNTLVQGLNGIALYLTSKGVPTKRGAPVWHRQVVRQIIMNRAYIGEFYQNRWNTEGMLGNKHRKDEEKVPMRERPKSDWILIPCPPIIEEAQFEHAQRLLSESRRRWAQKSKHPYLLSGLLRCGDCGNTMTGRLSNNWGKKVPEYTDIKNTAGAKQKGCGRRIKAQMIEDQVWEQVAGWLNNPDEIAAALQQEKTKEPFEAGEIARLEKEIEKTKNARKKLIKLFAASEDGIGEEEIRQELKELTQKEEALNNQLAELSDMVNSTQNNEFNINVLMEAVQYYLSKGQDELSFEEKRDLIRQVVREIRVYEDSVEIFTF